A section of the Alkalihalobacillus sp. LMS39 genome encodes:
- a CDS encoding M20 family metallopeptidase — protein MDVQSKEKQMLLLLKSLVNIDSGSYDKNGVDKVGNVLKTKYEELGYNVQIVQQTEVGNHLIISHPEVEKPSIFIAGHMDTVFEKGTVAKRPFSIIGDRAHGPGVIDMKASLVSLLFALEALKKAGSDAYKHVKIILNSDEEIGSGTSRKLIEKEAQNTSYALIMEPARKDGSLVTARRGNGRYTIQVFGKAAHSGIEPEKGRSAIEELAYKIVKLHELNDYEHGISVNVGIIEGGNAVNTVSSRAVGHIDVRVSTPEQVQEMEHKIEAVCASTDVKGTKITLSGDISRPPMLKTKQIEKLLSIVKDVGKELGIKIKDTNTGGGSDAAFTAALGIPTIDGLGPIGGNTHSEKEYLEIPSLTERTLLLAKLIERLAKL, from the coding sequence ATGGACGTTCAGTCTAAAGAAAAGCAGATGTTATTACTTCTAAAATCATTAGTAAATATCGATAGTGGCTCTTATGATAAAAACGGAGTCGATAAAGTTGGAAATGTTTTAAAAACAAAGTATGAAGAACTCGGATACAATGTTCAAATTGTCCAACAAACGGAAGTTGGAAATCATTTGATTATTTCTCACCCCGAAGTCGAAAAACCATCTATTTTTATTGCAGGTCATATGGACACTGTATTTGAAAAAGGTACTGTTGCTAAAAGGCCGTTTTCGATAATAGGGGATCGGGCTCATGGTCCGGGTGTAATCGATATGAAAGCAAGTTTAGTTTCTCTTTTGTTTGCACTTGAAGCATTAAAGAAAGCAGGCAGTGATGCTTACAAACATGTAAAAATTATTTTGAACAGTGATGAAGAAATCGGGTCTGGCACTTCAAGGAAATTGATTGAAAAAGAAGCTCAAAATACTTCTTATGCATTAATTATGGAACCTGCCAGAAAAGATGGCTCCCTTGTAACAGCACGACGCGGAAACGGTCGTTATACTATTCAAGTTTTTGGCAAAGCAGCTCATTCAGGAATAGAACCTGAAAAAGGGCGGAGTGCGATTGAAGAGCTTGCCTATAAAATTGTGAAATTACACGAACTCAACGACTATGAACATGGGATTTCAGTAAATGTAGGAATCATTGAAGGTGGCAATGCGGTCAATACGGTTTCCTCCCGTGCTGTCGGTCATATTGATGTTCGAGTATCAACGCCAGAACAAGTTCAAGAGATGGAGCATAAAATTGAAGCTGTTTGTGCATCAACGGACGTAAAAGGAACAAAAATAACGTTGTCAGGTGATATTAGTCGCCCACCAATGTTGAAAACGAAGCAAATTGAAAAATTACTTTCTATTGTGAAAGATGTTGGAAAAGAACTTGGCATTAAAATTAAAGATACAAATACGGGTGGAGGTTCTGATGCTGCTTTTACAGCTGCTCTTGGGATTCCAACGATTGATGGTTTAGGTCCTATTGGTGGGAATACTCATAGCGAAAAAGAATATTTAGAAATCCCATCATTAACAGAAAGAACGTTATTGTTAGCAAAATTAATTGAACGTTTAGCCAAACTTTAA
- a CDS encoding aldo/keto reductase: MPWFGLGVYKVSNGDEAVLSVKEAISYGYRSIDTAAVYRNEEGVGEGIKQSGIERDQLFITSKVWNADQGFDTTLDAFDTSLQKLGLEYLDLYLIHWPVPGKYKETWKALEKLYKDGRVRAIGVSNFHVHHLQDLIRDAEIKPMVNQIEYHPHLTQNEIHQFCKQEQIQVEAWSPLKQGELLNNETITTIGNRYGKSPAQVILRWDLQNEVVTIPKSVNFTRIRENASIFDFTLTDEEMEQISSLNKNERIGPDPENFNF; the protein is encoded by the coding sequence ATGCCGTGGTTTGGATTAGGTGTGTACAAAGTTAGCAATGGAGATGAAGCTGTATTATCAGTTAAAGAAGCGATTTCTTATGGCTACCGTAGTATCGATACTGCAGCAGTTTATCGGAATGAAGAAGGTGTTGGCGAAGGAATTAAACAATCTGGCATCGAACGCGATCAACTGTTTATTACATCAAAAGTATGGAACGCAGATCAAGGATTTGATACAACATTAGATGCGTTTGACACTTCGTTACAAAAGCTAGGGCTCGAATACTTAGACCTTTATTTAATTCATTGGCCAGTTCCAGGAAAATATAAAGAAACGTGGAAAGCACTTGAAAAATTATATAAGGACGGAAGAGTAAGGGCGATTGGCGTTAGTAATTTTCATGTCCATCATTTACAAGATTTAATACGTGATGCAGAGATTAAACCAATGGTCAATCAAATTGAATATCATCCACATCTAACTCAAAATGAAATTCATCAATTTTGTAAACAGGAACAGATTCAAGTAGAAGCATGGTCACCATTGAAACAAGGAGAGTTACTTAATAATGAGACAATTACAACCATCGGAAACCGATATGGAAAGTCTCCTGCTCAAGTTATTCTCCGATGGGATTTACAAAATGAGGTCGTGACGATCCCGAAATCAGTTAACTTTACTCGTATTCGTGAAAACGCCTCTATTTTTGACTTTACGTTAACAGACGAGGAAATGGAACAGATTTCATCATTAAATAAAAACGAACGAATTGGCCCAGACCCTGAAAATTTTAATTTCTAG